The sequence below is a genomic window from Thiomonas intermedia.
CGCGGCGGTGAGCAGGGCCAGGCCGGTGTAGGTGGCGGGCACCGAGAAGTCCTGCTTGTACTTGTCGCGAAAACCTTTTTGCAGGCTTTGCAGCACGCCCGGCAGGTTGGGCTCGCTGTAATAGACGAGCTTGACGCGCCCGGCGTCGTGAGGGCCGATTTCGCTGGGTGCGCCCAGGCTGCTGGCATAGAAGGTGTAGAGGTCGGCCTTGAGTGCGCCTTGCTGCGCGGCCTTGATGAGCAGGGTGAGATCGGGGCCCCAGTTGGCGGTGATGACGCAGTCGGCCTTGGCCGCCTGCACCTTGGCGATGTAGGGCGAAAAGTCCTTGACCTGACCCAGGGGCACGAAGTCTTCGCCGACGATCTGGATGTCCGGTCGCTTGAGCGCCAGCATTTCGCGCGCGTACTTCGCCACCTGATGGCCGAAGGAATAGTCCTGCTCGATGAGATAGACGCGCTTGACTTCCGGCCGGTTGCGGATGTCGTCGGTCATCGCCTGCATGGTCATCGGCACGCTGGGCTGAAGCGCAAAGTGCCAGAAGCTGCAGTCGCTGCCGGTGAGTGCCGAATCGACGGCGGCATAGTTGAGATAGAGCACTTCCTTGCCCGGATGGCGGCTGTTGTGGCGGCTCACGGCTTTCGACAGGGCGATCGCCGCGCCCGAACCGTCGCCCTGCAAGATATACCGGATGCCCTGATCCACGGCGGCCTGCAAGGCATTGACCGTGTCTTGCACCGCGCCCTTGTTGTCGAACGGCACGATCTCGAAGCGCACGCCCGCGGTGTTGCCGCGATTGACCCGGTCGGCCACGAACTGCCAGCTCTGCAACTGATTCTGTCCGACCGCGGCGAAAGGCCCGGTCAACGGGTCGATGAAGGCCAGCTTGACGGTCGGGATCTGCCGCGCCCGCACCGGGCTGGCGCCCAACAGCATGCCGCCGGCCAGCGTGGAGAGAAAACTTCTGCGGTCGATGGTGTGCATGGCGTTTCTAAAAGGTCTTCCGCCAGGGCGGAGGAAAAAAGGCCAATGCTAAGGCAACACCGAACCAGCCCCTCGGCTGTCGCGCATCCCGGCGCACGCCATCGCGGGAACTTGTTCAGCGTGGTCCCGGTCGCGCCGAACAAGTGCCTCCACGGTGGCCAGGCCCTGAAACGATTCGGCCCCCGTCACTGAGGTCGAACCATCAGCGACGGGGGCCGGGCGAGTCGGGCTTCAGCCGTCAGAACGAGACGGTGCCCCGCACATAGACGCTGCGGCCGGGCCCGGGTACGGCAATGCCCCAGGGTAGACCGTTGATGGACATGGTCGTGCCCTGGCCGACGTAAGTGCCGCCCGTGGGCAGGTCGTAGAACTTGTTCAGCGCGTTTTCGACACCGAAGTCCACCCGCGCCTGCTTCCAGCTGTAGCTGGCACGCAGGTTGAGCAGGCCGTAACCCGCGGTGGGCACCTCGTTGCGCACTTGGGAGACATCGGTCTTGGCCTTGACCAGCACCCATTCGACGGCGTTGCTCCATGCCCCCAGGGTCTGGGTGAGGGTGAGGCGGGCGTTGAGGGGCATGATGCCGTAGAGGTTGTCGTCGGTATCGGTGTTCTTGCCCCGGGTGTAGTTGACCAGCCCTTGCAATCCGAAACTGCCCAGCGCGGTGTGGTGCGCCAGCGGCATCTTGCCCGACAGGTTGAGACCATACAGGCGGGCGGCCTGGTTCATGTATTTGAGCGTGACGAATTGCCCGGTGACCGGCGTGGCGACCGCCGTGTTGGTGGCGGCGTTCCACTGCACGGCGTCGATGTAGTCGCTCACCTGCGTGTAGAACGGCGTGGCCTGGAAGGCCCAGGCGCGGTCGGCGGCATGCCAGTCGGCGGTGGCGGTGAGGGTGGTGGCCGTCTCGGGTTTGAGGTTGGGATTGCCAATGTAGCCGTTGCCGTCGCCGACAAAGTTGTTCATCACCGCCGCCATGCTCCAGGTGGACCAGGGGTAGAGCTGGTACAGGTTGGGCGAGCGGCTGGTGCGGCCCAGGCCGACATCGAGGTCGAGGGTGTCGCTGACGCGGTATTTCGACAGCAAGGACAGGTCGATGTTGTGGTCGGTGCGCTCGCGGCTCGTGGCGTTGAAGAGCGCGGCATCTCGCGCCTGATACGTGGCCATCATGCCCATGCCGTTGGTATTGGCGTAGCCCGAGGCCGGCCCCGCGTCGGTGCGCACCTGATCCACGCGCACACCCGCGAGCGTCTGCCATTGCGGGGTGATCTGCTTTTGCCATTCGCCCCACAGGCTCAGACGATCACGCACACCGTCGTTGATGTTGTAGAAGGTGCCTGGCCACATGCCTGCGCCTGACGGCGGCCACCAGTCTTCCAGGCGGTAGCGCTGGAATTCGGTGCCGATGCGCAGGGTGTCGGTGGCGCTGAGGTCGAAGCTAGCCTTGACCTTGGCGCCGGTGGTGTGGCTTTCTGTGTCCATGGGCATGCCCGCCGCGCAAGTGGCAGAGATGGGCGAACAGGGCACGCCATACGACGCGGTGGGACCGCCGCTTGCGCTGCCGTACCAGAAGCGCCTGTCCGCGCCGAAGTCCATGTGATGGTCCACGGTCTCGTGATAGGCGCGGGCATCCAGCTCACCCCAGGCGAACTGGCGCTGCCAGTGCAGATCGAAGCGCTTCTCGGTGTTGCCCAGCATGTCCATGCGCTGGTTGGGGTAGAGCTGTTCGGGCACATCCTGATAGCCGAGCGTCAGGTCGAGCCATTGCTTGTCGCCGCGCCAGGCCATGCCCAGAAGGTGGTTGCGCACGTCGTAGGCCGTGGAGCCGACCACGTCGCGTCCCAGGCTCTGGCCGGGATTGCCGGTGGCGGTGAAGCTCTTGAAGTCGCCTCCGGCCTTGTAATCGTCGGCCTTGGCCAGGCTGCCGTCGTAGCGGATGGCAAAGGCGTCGGTGCCGTAATGCGCCGAGAGACCCAGATCCTTGCCGCTGCCATTGGTACGGTAGCCCGCGCTGACTTCGCCGCCGGCGATGGTCTTGCCCGGCGCGGCGAACTGCGGCGGGGCGGTTTTCACGTCGATCGCGCCGCCGATGGCATCGCCGCCGACAGACACA
It includes:
- a CDS encoding TonB-dependent receptor plug domain-containing protein, yielding MRHSASPPNPSPRLLPLALASAFCGIALPVQAAEVTLPPVVVTAPQAAPPWARFLAGQSLDAQRARTSDTASLLNGLPGLSVNAAGGVSGLPQINGLADDRLNIQLDGMGLIASCPNHMNPVLSYVSPNQVSSITVYPGVAPVSVGGDAIGGAIDVKTAPPQFAAPGKTIAGGEVSAGYRTNGSGKDLGLSAHYGTDAFAIRYDGSLAKADDYKAGGDFKSFTATGNPGQSLGRDVVGSTAYDVRNHLLGMAWRGDKQWLDLTLGYQDVPEQLYPNQRMDMLGNTEKRFDLHWQRQFAWGELDARAYHETVDHHMDFGADRRFWYGSASGGPTASYGVPCSPISATCAAGMPMDTESHTTGAKVKASFDLSATDTLRIGTEFQRYRLEDWWPPSGAGMWPGTFYNINDGVRDRLSLWGEWQKQITPQWQTLAGVRVDQVRTDAGPASGYANTNGMGMMATYQARDAALFNATSRERTDHNIDLSLLSKYRVSDTLDLDVGLGRTSRSPNLYQLYPWSTWSMAAVMNNFVGDGNGYIGNPNLKPETATTLTATADWHAADRAWAFQATPFYTQVSDYIDAVQWNAATNTAVATPVTGQFVTLKYMNQAARLYGLNLSGKMPLAHHTALGSFGLQGLVNYTRGKNTDTDDNLYGIMPLNARLTLTQTLGAWSNAVEWVLVKAKTDVSQVRNEVPTAGYGLLNLRASYSWKQARVDFGVENALNKFYDLPTGGTYVGQGTTMSINGLPWGIAVPGPGRSVYVRGTVSF
- a CDS encoding branched-chain amino acid ABC transporter substrate-binding protein, whose amino-acid sequence is MHTIDRRSFLSTLAGGMLLGASPVRARQIPTVKLAFIDPLTGPFAAVGQNQLQSWQFVADRVNRGNTAGVRFEIVPFDNKGAVQDTVNALQAAVDQGIRYILQGDGSGAAIALSKAVSRHNSRHPGKEVLYLNYAAVDSALTGSDCSFWHFALQPSVPMTMQAMTDDIRNRPEVKRVYLIEQDYSFGHQVAKYAREMLALKRPDIQIVGEDFVPLGQVKDFSPYIAKVQAAKADCVITANWGPDLTLLIKAAQQGALKADLYTFYASSLGAPSEIGPHDAGRVKLVYYSEPNLPGVLQSLQKGFRDKYKQDFSVPATYTGLALLTAAMTRAHSTEPLKVAAAMEGLKFRTFNGDVTMRAADHQLLQPIYVSAWQPVSPTNPYNVEQTGYTFALEHTYDTVQTTLPAQCTMRRPLMTEVYPVKQPRLAASAVSTGGAVPPSR